From one Phytohabitans houttuyneae genomic stretch:
- a CDS encoding DUF6232 family protein, which produces MSVDHLSRPGRSPGFTAYYHQRGVAVTDKWLVVHGSRFMIAELHHLERARGPLPSPARSSLYLGLAVMGVAAPVALVFSTPLAWVIAALAAAAALGVMMFSCRRWPASYQMWADYGSRPTLLFETGDGQEFGQVSRALIRAVEHRRRGQLI; this is translated from the coding sequence ATGAGCGTCGATCACCTCAGCCGTCCGGGCAGGTCACCCGGGTTCACCGCCTACTACCACCAGCGTGGCGTCGCCGTCACCGACAAGTGGCTGGTCGTGCACGGCAGCCGGTTCATGATCGCCGAGCTGCACCACCTCGAGCGGGCCCGCGGGCCCCTGCCCTCCCCGGCCCGCAGCTCCCTTTACCTGGGCCTCGCCGTGATGGGGGTCGCGGCACCCGTGGCGCTGGTGTTCAGCACACCGCTCGCCTGGGTCATCGCCGCGCTCGCGGCGGCCGCAGCGTTAGGGGTCATGATGTTCAGCTGCCGGCGCTGGCCGGCGAGCTACCAGATGTGGGCCGACTACGGGAGTCGGCCCACATTGCTTTTCGAGACAGGTGACGGGCAGGAGTTCGGTCAGGTCAGCAGGGCGCTGATCCGGGCCGTCGAGCACCGCCGCCGCGGCCAGCTGATCTGA
- the hrpA gene encoding ATP-dependent RNA helicase HrpA, with the protein MDRDLRLAARRESVPEISYPEALPVSQKKDEILAAIRDHQVVIVAGETGSGKTTQLPKICLELGRGVEGLIGHTQPRRIAARTVADRIAEELDTPLGSTVGYKVRFSDKVSDGTLVKLMTDGILLAEIQHDRMLRQYDTLIIDEAHERSLNIDFILGYLKRLLPRRPDLKVIITSATIDPERFSKHFGDAPIVEVSGRTYPVEVRYRPPEDEQDPIQAILDAVDELVAEGPGDILVFLSGEREIRETTDALRKHDLRHTEILPLYARLSHAEQHRVFQSHTGRRVVLATNVAETSLTVPGIKYVVDPGTARISRYSHRLKVQRLPIEPVSQASANQRKGRSGRTSDGICIRLYSEDDFLSRPEFTDPEILRTNLASVILQMRALGLGDMAAFPFVEPPDRRNIKDGVDLLHELGALDGERLTKLGRRLAQLPVDPRLGRMVLEAERNGCVHEVLVITAALSIQDPRERPTDHQQAADEKHARFVDKESDFLAYLNLWKYVEEQQKALSSSQFRRLCRNEFLNYLRVREWQDLYGQLRQAVKPPKAPPADGQRVHLSLLSGLLSHVGLKNTQRHEYLGARGAKFGIFPGSALFKKQPQWVMAAELVETSRLWARIVAKVEPEWVERLAGHLVKRSYSEPHWEKKQGAVMAVERVTLYGVPLVTGRKVNFGRIDPPLARELFIRHALVEGDWETHHAFFRENRALLDEVEELEHRARRRDILVDDETLFAFYDQRLPADVVSARHFDSWWKKTRQLQPDLLTFEKAMLINERAGTVQATDYPDEWRQGELALKLTYQFEPGTGADGVTVHIPLPLLSRLRPEGFDRQVPGLREELVVALIRSLPKPMRRNFVPVPDYARAALSRMAADGPLLEALERELRRMTGTPVPREAWDISKVPDHLRMTFRVEDESGAMLAEGKDLTALQDRLRETVRETVTAAAPGITRRGLRAWDVGTLPRAVQQERAGYAVTAYPALVDEGDAVGVGVFETEAEQRYAMWSGTRRLLLIGLPSPAKVMQGRLSNEDKLALSRNPHQGVADLLDDAAGAVVDQLMAGAGGPAWDEDGFAKLRDAVRGGYVDGLVTVLGQVRRVLAAAYQVEQRLKTTTRLDLMPSLADVRAQLSALVYRGFVTATGQRRMGDLVRYLTAIERRLERLPQNPQRDLQQVRVIEEIQREYAQLRREVPPSDALHEIRWMIEELRINLFAQALGTAYPISEQRIYRAMDSL; encoded by the coding sequence ATGGATCGGGACCTGCGGCTGGCCGCTCGCCGAGAGAGCGTGCCGGAGATCAGCTACCCCGAGGCACTCCCGGTCAGCCAGAAGAAAGACGAGATCCTCGCGGCCATCCGCGACCACCAGGTCGTGATCGTGGCCGGCGAGACCGGCTCCGGCAAGACCACCCAGCTGCCCAAGATCTGTCTTGAGCTGGGGCGGGGTGTCGAGGGGTTGATCGGCCACACCCAGCCGCGGCGGATCGCGGCGCGGACGGTGGCGGACCGGATCGCCGAGGAGCTGGACACGCCGCTGGGCAGCACCGTCGGATACAAGGTGCGCTTCTCGGACAAGGTGAGCGACGGCACACTGGTCAAGCTGATGACGGACGGCATCCTGCTCGCCGAGATCCAGCACGACCGGATGCTGCGGCAGTACGACACCCTGATCATCGACGAGGCGCACGAGCGCAGCCTCAACATCGACTTCATCCTCGGGTACCTCAAACGGCTGCTGCCCCGGCGGCCCGACCTGAAGGTGATCATCACCTCCGCCACGATCGATCCGGAGCGCTTCTCGAAGCACTTCGGCGACGCCCCGATCGTGGAGGTCTCCGGCCGCACGTACCCCGTCGAGGTCCGCTACCGCCCGCCGGAGGACGAGCAGGACCCGATCCAGGCCATCCTCGACGCGGTCGACGAGCTCGTCGCCGAGGGTCCGGGCGACATCCTCGTCTTCCTCTCCGGCGAGCGGGAGATCCGCGAGACCACCGACGCCCTGCGCAAGCACGACCTGCGGCACACCGAGATCCTCCCCCTCTACGCGCGCCTCTCCCACGCCGAGCAGCACCGCGTCTTCCAGTCGCACACCGGCCGCCGCGTCGTGCTCGCCACCAACGTCGCGGAGACCTCGCTCACCGTGCCCGGCATCAAGTACGTGGTGGACCCGGGCACCGCGCGCATCTCCCGGTACAGCCACCGGCTCAAGGTGCAGCGCCTGCCGATCGAGCCCGTCTCCCAGGCCTCCGCCAACCAGCGCAAGGGCCGCTCCGGCCGCACCTCCGACGGCATCTGCATCCGGCTGTACTCGGAGGACGACTTCCTGAGCCGCCCCGAGTTCACCGACCCGGAGATCCTGCGCACCAACCTCGCCTCGGTCATCCTGCAGATGCGCGCGCTGGGGCTGGGCGACATGGCGGCGTTCCCCTTCGTGGAGCCGCCGGACCGCCGCAACATCAAGGACGGCGTCGACCTGCTCCACGAGCTCGGCGCGCTCGACGGGGAGCGGCTCACCAAGCTCGGCCGCCGCCTCGCCCAGCTGCCGGTCGACCCGCGGCTCGGCCGCATGGTGCTGGAGGCCGAGCGCAACGGCTGCGTGCACGAGGTGCTGGTCATCACCGCCGCACTGTCCATCCAGGACCCACGCGAGCGGCCGACCGACCACCAGCAGGCCGCCGACGAAAAGCACGCCCGCTTCGTCGACAAGGAGTCGGACTTCCTGGCGTACCTCAACCTGTGGAAGTACGTCGAGGAGCAGCAGAAGGCGCTGTCGTCCAGCCAGTTCCGCCGCTTGTGCCGCAACGAGTTCCTCAACTACCTGCGGGTGCGCGAGTGGCAGGACCTGTACGGGCAGCTGCGCCAGGCGGTCAAACCGCCCAAGGCGCCCCCGGCCGACGGGCAGCGGGTCCACCTGTCACTCCTCAGTGGACTGCTCTCGCACGTCGGCTTGAAAAACACCCAGCGCCACGAGTACCTGGGCGCGCGCGGCGCCAAGTTCGGCATCTTCCCCGGCTCGGCCCTCTTCAAGAAGCAGCCGCAGTGGGTGATGGCCGCCGAGCTTGTGGAGACCTCGCGGCTGTGGGCGCGCATCGTCGCCAAGGTCGAGCCGGAGTGGGTGGAGCGGCTCGCCGGCCACCTCGTCAAGCGCAGCTACAGCGAGCCGCACTGGGAGAAGAAACAGGGCGCGGTGATGGCTGTCGAGCGGGTCACGCTGTACGGCGTGCCGCTGGTCACCGGCCGCAAGGTGAACTTCGGCCGCATCGACCCGCCGCTGGCCCGCGAGCTGTTCATCCGGCACGCGCTGGTGGAGGGCGACTGGGAGACCCACCACGCGTTCTTCCGGGAAAACCGCGCGCTGCTCGACGAGGTCGAGGAGCTGGAGCACCGGGCCCGCCGGCGGGACATCCTTGTCGACGACGAGACGCTGTTCGCCTTCTACGACCAGCGCCTGCCCGCCGACGTGGTGTCCGCGCGGCACTTCGACAGCTGGTGGAAGAAGACCCGGCAGCTCCAGCCCGACCTTCTCACGTTCGAAAAGGCCATGCTCATCAACGAGCGGGCCGGCACCGTGCAGGCGACCGACTACCCCGACGAGTGGCGGCAGGGCGAGCTCGCGCTCAAGCTGACGTACCAGTTCGAGCCGGGCACCGGTGCCGACGGCGTCACCGTCCACATTCCACTCCCACTGCTGTCCCGGCTGCGCCCGGAGGGCTTCGACCGCCAGGTGCCGGGCCTGCGCGAAGAGCTTGTCGTGGCGCTGATCCGCTCGCTGCCCAAGCCGATGCGGCGCAACTTCGTACCGGTTCCCGACTACGCCCGCGCGGCGCTTTCCCGGATGGCCGCGGACGGGCCGCTGCTGGAGGCGCTGGAGCGGGAGCTGCGGCGGATGACCGGTACCCCGGTGCCGCGCGAGGCGTGGGACATCTCGAAGGTGCCCGACCATCTGCGGATGACGTTTCGGGTGGAGGACGAGAGCGGGGCGATGCTCGCCGAGGGCAAGGACCTCACCGCGCTCCAGGACCGGCTGCGGGAGACGGTGCGCGAGACCGTCACCGCGGCGGCGCCCGGCATCACCCGGCGCGGCCTGCGCGCGTGGGACGTCGGCACGCTGCCCCGCGCCGTCCAGCAGGAGCGCGCCGGTTACGCGGTCACGGCGTACCCCGCGCTCGTCGACGAGGGCGACGCGGTCGGCGTCGGCGTCTTCGAGACGGAGGCTGAGCAGCGGTACGCGATGTGGTCCGGCACCCGCCGCCTGCTGCTCATCGGCCTGCCCTCCCCCGCGAAGGTCATGCAGGGCCGGCTGTCCAACGAGGACAAGCTGGCGCTCAGCCGCAACCCGCACCAGGGCGTGGCCGACCTGCTCGACGACGCGGCCGGCGCGGTCGTCGACCAGCTGATGGCGGGTGCCGGCGGCCCGGCGTGGGACGAGGACGGCTTCGCGAAGCTCCGCGACGCGGTCCGCGGCGGGTACGTGGACGGGCTCGTCACGGTGCTCGGCCAGGTGCGGCGGGTGCTCGCCGCCGCGTACCAGGTGGAGCAGCGCCTCAAGACGACCACGCGCCTCGACCTCATGCCCTCGCTCGCCGATGTGCGGGCCCAGCTCTCCGCGCTGGTGTACCGCGGCTTCGTCACCGCGACCGGCCAGCGGCGGATGGGCGATCTGGTCCGCTACCTGACCGCGATCGAGCGCCGGCTGGAGCGGCTGCCGCAGAATCCCCAGCGCGACCTGCAGCAGGTCCGCGTGATCGAGGAGATCCAGCGGGAGTACGCCCAGCTGCGGCGGGAGGTGCCGCCGAGCGACGCGCTCCACGAGATCCGCTGGATGATCGAGGAGCTGCGGATCAACCTCTTCGCGCAGGCGCTGGGCACCGCTTATCCCATCTCGGAACAGCGCATATACCGCGCAATGGACAGCTTGTAG
- a CDS encoding DoxX family protein: protein MDILVLIGRILFSALFIGSAVGHLTQTKAMAGYASSKGVPQAFAATLVSGLIIGAGGLMVLLGIWADLGALLLVIFLIPTALLMHPFWKESDPQGRQVEMIQFQKDIALGGAALMLFALFSFAGDELGLTITGPLFNIS, encoded by the coding sequence ATGGACATACTGGTTCTCATTGGTCGCATCCTCTTCTCGGCGCTCTTTATCGGGTCGGCGGTCGGCCACCTGACCCAGACCAAGGCGATGGCCGGCTACGCGTCCAGCAAGGGCGTGCCACAGGCGTTCGCCGCGACGTTGGTCAGCGGCCTGATCATCGGCGCCGGCGGGCTGATGGTCCTGCTCGGCATCTGGGCGGACCTCGGCGCCCTGCTGCTGGTCATCTTCCTGATTCCCACCGCGCTGCTCATGCACCCGTTCTGGAAGGAGTCCGACCCGCAGGGGCGGCAGGTTGAAATGATCCAGTTCCAGAAGGACATCGCACTGGGCGGCGCGGCGCTCATGCTCTTCGCGCTGTTCTCGTTCGCCGGCGACGAGCTCGGCCTCACCATCACCGGCCCCCTCTTCAACATCAGCTGA
- a CDS encoding SAM-dependent methyltransferase, whose protein sequence is MSVTDDLATVRYARMRWNTPLAEAHGALLVERFAVPDGAHVLDLGCGWGELLLRAVDAGGAHTTGTGVDTDGPSVDRARTLAKERGLDARVTFARQGAATWQDPADRVMCVGAAQGFGGTVAALDGLTRLVRPGGRLLFGEAFWERPTTIEATELLGEEITPLPELVERVRARGWRVLHLSTADQREWDDFESTALAGRQEWLLHHPDGARATEVRCELDARLREYVCVYRGLLGMAYLVLARADR, encoded by the coding sequence GTGTCGGTCACCGATGATCTCGCCACTGTCCGCTACGCCCGCATGCGGTGGAACACCCCGCTCGCGGAGGCGCACGGCGCCCTCCTCGTCGAGCGGTTCGCCGTCCCGGACGGCGCGCACGTGCTGGATCTCGGATGCGGCTGGGGCGAGCTGCTGCTCCGCGCGGTGGACGCCGGCGGGGCGCACACCACCGGCACCGGCGTCGACACCGACGGCCCGTCCGTCGACCGCGCCCGCACCCTGGCCAAGGAGCGCGGGCTCGACGCGCGGGTGACGTTCGCGCGGCAGGGGGCGGCGACCTGGCAGGACCCCGCCGACCGGGTCATGTGCGTGGGTGCCGCGCAGGGCTTCGGCGGCACAGTCGCCGCCCTCGACGGGCTCACGCGACTGGTCCGGCCGGGCGGCCGCCTGCTTTTCGGCGAGGCGTTCTGGGAGCGCCCGACCACGATCGAGGCGACCGAGCTGCTCGGCGAGGAGATCACGCCACTGCCCGAGCTTGTCGAGCGGGTGCGCGCCCGCGGTTGGCGGGTCCTCCACCTGAGCACTGCTGACCAGCGGGAATGGGACGACTTCGAGTCCACCGCGCTGGCCGGCCGGCAGGAGTGGCTGCTGCACCACCCGGACGGCGCACGCGCGACCGAGGTCCGCTGCGAGCTCGACGCCCGACTCCGCGAGTACGTCTGCGTCTACCGCGGCCTGCTCGGGATGGCGTACCTGGTGCTCGCGCGAGCCGACCGGTAA
- a CDS encoding ABC transporter substrate-binding protein yields MKRFTTVLAAASLVFAGAACGGGDEAESGPVTLRYSWWGNADRAALVQKAIDLFQTKNPNIKVTPSFQEFEAYWQKMATDTAGGNAPDVLQMDFAYLREYAERGVLYDLKKQEGKNLDTGDLLEGLKGAGEVDDGLFAVPVAGNTWGYVYSPAAYAKAGVPEPKLGWTWNDYRTAMEKITKSSGGKMYGGGNYIGTYYNLEVQLRQEGKLLYTEDGKLGFDKPRLAKFFNEGKQLADAKIVLPVEKGVQIKPKFALELDLIAGDLGWDNFMARYAAATKTELKLGPVPSDNPAQLGQYLKPSMLMSVSAKSDHPEESAKLIDFFINDPEAGAILGANRGIPATNAQRSAVKLEGPFAAVAAYEESIKGQLEKAPPAPPKGAGTIEQAFIRVSEELQYGRISVDQAVDQFFTEAAETLES; encoded by the coding sequence ATGAAACGGTTCACCACCGTTCTCGCCGCCGCGTCGCTTGTTTTCGCCGGCGCGGCTTGCGGCGGTGGCGACGAGGCGGAGTCGGGGCCGGTCACCCTGCGTTACTCGTGGTGGGGTAACGCCGACCGGGCCGCGCTGGTCCAAAAGGCGATCGACCTCTTCCAGACGAAAAACCCCAACATCAAGGTGACCCCGAGCTTCCAGGAGTTCGAGGCGTACTGGCAGAAGATGGCCACCGATACGGCCGGCGGCAACGCGCCGGACGTGCTCCAGATGGACTTCGCCTACCTGCGGGAGTACGCGGAACGCGGCGTGCTCTACGACCTCAAGAAGCAGGAGGGCAAAAACCTCGACACCGGCGACCTGCTCGAAGGGCTCAAGGGCGCAGGCGAGGTCGACGACGGGCTCTTCGCCGTGCCGGTCGCGGGCAACACGTGGGGCTACGTCTACAGCCCGGCCGCGTACGCCAAGGCCGGCGTGCCGGAGCCGAAGCTCGGCTGGACGTGGAACGACTACCGCACCGCGATGGAAAAGATCACGAAGAGCTCCGGCGGCAAGATGTACGGCGGCGGCAACTACATCGGCACGTACTACAACCTCGAGGTGCAGCTGCGCCAGGAGGGCAAGCTGCTCTACACCGAGGACGGCAAGCTCGGCTTCGACAAGCCGCGGCTGGCGAAGTTCTTCAACGAGGGCAAGCAGCTCGCCGACGCCAAGATCGTGCTGCCGGTCGAGAAGGGCGTGCAGATCAAGCCGAAGTTCGCGCTCGAGCTCGACCTGATCGCCGGCGACCTGGGCTGGGACAACTTCATGGCGCGGTACGCCGCCGCCACCAAGACCGAGCTCAAGCTCGGCCCGGTGCCCAGCGACAACCCGGCGCAGCTGGGGCAGTACCTCAAGCCCTCGATGCTGATGAGCGTCTCCGCGAAGTCGGACCACCCCGAGGAGAGCGCGAAGCTCATCGACTTCTTCATCAACGACCCCGAGGCGGGCGCGATCCTCGGCGCCAACCGCGGCATCCCGGCCACCAACGCCCAGCGTTCGGCGGTCAAGCTGGAGGGTCCGTTCGCGGCCGTCGCGGCGTACGAGGAGAGCATCAAGGGGCAGCTGGAGAAGGCGCCGCCCGCGCCGCCGAAGGGTGCCGGCACGATCGAGCAGGCGTTCATCCGGGTCTCCGAAGAGCTCCAGTACGGCCGGATCAGCGTGGATCAGGCGGTGGACCAGTTCTTCACCGAGGCCGCCGAGACACTCGAGTCGTAG
- a CDS encoding carbohydrate ABC transporter permease, which yields MKLSTVAWHAGVIAALAIVLYPIVWVVAATFKPSADIIGSLSLLPTEPTTANYERAVEGIASISIGRFFWNSTLLAVLSVVGTVASSALAGYAFARLRFRGRGAMFALMISTLLLPFHVLIIPQYAVFQKLDLIDTYVPLLIGKFLAAEAFFVFLMVQFMRTIPHELDESAKIDGAGHWGIFWHIILPLARPALITTAIFTFIWSWNDFFGPLIYLSTPDKYPLPLALQLFVDEASGSDFGALMAMSMLALVPVILFFLFFQRFLVEGVSTSGLKG from the coding sequence ATGAAACTGTCCACTGTGGCGTGGCACGCCGGCGTGATCGCCGCTCTGGCGATCGTGCTGTACCCCATCGTGTGGGTCGTGGCCGCGACCTTCAAGCCGTCGGCCGACATCATCGGCAGCCTCAGCCTGCTGCCGACCGAGCCCACGACCGCCAACTACGAGCGGGCCGTCGAAGGCATCGCGAGCATCAGCATCGGCCGCTTCTTCTGGAACTCCACCCTCCTCGCCGTACTGTCCGTTGTGGGCACTGTCGCCTCGTCGGCGCTCGCCGGTTACGCGTTCGCGCGGCTGCGCTTTCGGGGGCGGGGCGCCATGTTCGCCCTGATGATCTCCACGCTCCTGCTCCCGTTCCACGTGTTGATCATTCCGCAGTACGCCGTCTTCCAGAAGCTCGACCTCATCGACACGTACGTGCCGCTGCTGATCGGCAAGTTTCTCGCCGCGGAGGCGTTCTTCGTCTTCCTGATGGTCCAGTTCATGCGGACGATCCCGCACGAGCTCGACGAGTCCGCGAAGATCGACGGCGCCGGGCACTGGGGCATCTTCTGGCACATCATCCTGCCGCTGGCCCGCCCGGCGCTGATCACCACCGCCATCTTCACGTTCATCTGGAGCTGGAACGACTTCTTCGGCCCGCTCATCTACCTCAGCACGCCGGACAAGTACCCGCTGCCGCTGGCCCTGCAGCTCTTCGTCGACGAGGCGTCCGGCTCCGACTTCGGCGCGCTGATGGCGATGTCCATGCTGGCGCTCGTGCCGGTCATCCTCTTCTTCCTGTTCTTCCAGCGCTTCCTGGTCGAGGGAGTCTCCACGTCGGGGCTGAAGGGATGA
- the recQ gene encoding DNA helicase RecQ: MAPALDLETEALGVLRRVFGYDAFRGDQREIIEHVSGGGDALVLMPTGGGKSLCYQIPALVRAGTAVVISPLIALMQDQVDALRALGARADFLNSTLDFDTRRAVEASFLAGDLDLLYLAPEALGTPGVQRLLDRGNIALFAIDEAHCVSQWGHDFRPDYLALSMLHERWPNVPRIALTATATSATHAEIAKRLQLEGARHFVASFDRPNIQYRIVPKNEPRRQLLHLLRTEHAGDAGIVYCLSRASVEKIAEFLVENGITALPYHAGLDARTRAANQSRFLREDGLVMVATIAFGMGIDKPDVRFVAHLDLPKSVEGYYQETGRAGRDGLPSTAWLAYGLQDVVQQRKLIDGSEGDLAHRRNLAAHLDAMLALCETVECRRVQLLAYFGQQSGPCGNCDTCLAPPESWDGTIAAQKLLSTVLRLHRERGQRFGATQSIDILLGKKTDKVTQHRHDQLSVFGIGTELSESEWRAVVRQLLAQGLLAVEGDYGTLALTEASKAVLSKQREVKLRREPERVATAKAARSRGGAGAAAATQLPPEAAPVFERLRAWRAATAKEQGVPAYVIFHDATLRQIAAESPKTLAALSTVSGVGEAKLAKFGQQILDTLSAGQD, translated from the coding sequence GTGGCTCCCGCCCTAGATCTTGAGACCGAGGCGCTCGGCGTCCTTCGCCGGGTCTTCGGATACGACGCCTTCCGAGGCGACCAGCGCGAGATCATCGAGCACGTGAGCGGGGGCGGCGACGCGCTCGTGCTCATGCCGACCGGCGGTGGCAAGTCACTCTGCTACCAGATTCCTGCCCTGGTCCGCGCGGGCACCGCCGTGGTGATCTCCCCGCTCATCGCGCTCATGCAGGACCAGGTCGACGCCCTGCGCGCGCTCGGTGCGCGGGCCGACTTCCTCAACTCGACGCTCGACTTCGACACCCGCCGCGCGGTCGAGGCGAGCTTCCTCGCCGGCGACCTCGACCTGCTCTACCTGGCGCCCGAGGCGCTCGGCACGCCCGGCGTGCAGCGGCTGCTCGACCGCGGAAACATCGCGCTCTTCGCGATCGACGAGGCACACTGCGTGTCGCAGTGGGGCCACGACTTCCGCCCTGACTACCTGGCGCTGTCGATGCTGCACGAGCGGTGGCCGAACGTGCCGCGCATCGCGCTCACCGCCACCGCCACGTCCGCCACCCACGCCGAGATCGCCAAGCGCCTCCAGCTCGAAGGCGCCCGCCACTTCGTGGCGAGCTTCGACCGGCCCAACATCCAGTACCGGATCGTCCCCAAAAACGAGCCCCGCAGGCAGCTGCTCCACCTTCTGCGCACGGAGCACGCGGGCGACGCCGGCATCGTCTACTGCCTCTCCCGCGCCTCGGTGGAAAAGATCGCCGAGTTCCTGGTGGAAAACGGCATCACCGCCCTGCCGTACCACGCCGGCCTCGACGCGCGCACCCGCGCGGCCAACCAGTCCCGCTTCCTGCGCGAAGACGGGCTGGTCATGGTCGCGACGATCGCGTTCGGCATGGGCATCGACAAGCCCGACGTGCGCTTCGTGGCCCACCTCGACCTGCCGAAGTCGGTCGAGGGCTACTACCAGGAGACCGGCCGGGCCGGCCGCGACGGGCTCCCGTCGACCGCCTGGCTGGCGTATGGGCTGCAGGACGTCGTGCAGCAGCGCAAGCTGATCGACGGCTCAGAAGGCGACCTCGCCCACCGGCGCAACCTCGCCGCACACCTCGACGCGATGCTCGCCCTGTGCGAGACCGTCGAGTGCCGGCGGGTGCAGCTGCTGGCGTATTTCGGGCAGCAGAGCGGCCCCTGCGGCAACTGCGACACCTGCCTGGCGCCACCGGAGTCGTGGGACGGCACGATCGCCGCGCAGAAGCTGCTCTCCACGGTGCTGCGCCTGCACCGCGAGCGGGGCCAGCGCTTCGGCGCCACGCAGTCGATCGACATCCTGCTGGGGAAAAAGACCGACAAGGTCACGCAGCACCGCCACGACCAGCTCTCCGTCTTCGGCATCGGCACCGAGCTGAGCGAGAGCGAGTGGCGCGCGGTGGTGCGCCAGCTGCTGGCCCAAGGGCTGCTCGCGGTCGAGGGTGACTACGGCACGCTGGCGCTCACCGAGGCGAGCAAGGCGGTGCTGAGCAAGCAGCGCGAGGTCAAGCTGCGCCGCGAGCCGGAAAGGGTCGCCACCGCGAAGGCGGCCCGGTCGCGGGGCGGGGCGGGCGCCGCGGCCGCCACCCAGCTGCCGCCCGAGGCCGCGCCGGTCTTCGAGCGGCTCCGCGCGTGGCGCGCCGCGACAGCCAAGGAGCAGGGCGTCCCGGCGTACGTCATCTTCCACGACGCGACACTCCGCCAGATCGCCGCCGAGTCGCCGAAGACGCTCGCCGCGCTGAGCACGGTGAGCGGGGTGGGCGAGGCCAAGCTGGCCAAGTTCGGCCAGCAGATCCTCGACACGCTATCGGCTGGCCAGGATTAG
- a CDS encoding DUF5655 domain-containing protein, which yields MTVDECFAPWPPAYREIYDALVDFLSTLGDVHADAVTVGVFLKRERKLAEVRPKARCLSLNLELPRRIDHPRISRTMRISADRTANIVKLTRLEDVDDDVRAWLAEAYDAAA from the coding sequence ATGACCGTCGACGAGTGCTTCGCACCCTGGCCGCCGGCATATCGCGAAATCTACGACGCGCTGGTCGATTTTCTGTCCACTTTGGGCGATGTACACGCCGACGCTGTCACGGTTGGGGTTTTCCTCAAACGCGAGCGGAAGCTCGCCGAGGTCCGGCCGAAGGCGCGGTGCCTGTCGCTCAACCTCGAACTACCTCGTCGCATCGACCATCCCAGGATCTCCCGCACGATGCGGATCTCGGCGGACCGCACCGCCAACATCGTGAAGCTCACCCGTCTGGAGGATGTCGACGACGACGTACGGGCATGGCTCGCCGAGGCTTACGACGCGGCGGCCTGA
- a CDS encoding amidohydrolase family protein, producing the protein MSEILIAAGHVVPGDGSPELAGSDVLVERGVITAVAPGLSAPPGATVIDAAGMVVMPGLVDGHRHVWQAPLRGTGADMTLPDYLGTLLGPILAAYTPADAELATRLGAAEALDAGITTVFDWSNTTTTAAHTDAVRDAFAAAGIRAVVGHVHPDHEAFARRIARGPATVSAGLAILGIEYGDRGETERAIHASRGLGLPVTMHAGGPAVRALHDAGLLERHVHLVHLNAVTAGDAKLLAGTGAGVTVTPVVEATMGHGASAYGRLHDAGARPGLGTDVVVNAPADLFEPLRDTLRTERLRTGAMPPAAGVLAAATVDSARAIGLDHLVGTVCVGKHADLVLLRGLPRPGAAAAVVAATPSDVDTVLVDGRVVKRAGRLLDHDLSALRRAGRELARRVLG; encoded by the coding sequence ATGTCCGAGATCCTCATCGCCGCCGGCCATGTGGTGCCCGGCGACGGCAGCCCCGAGCTGGCCGGGAGCGACGTGCTGGTCGAGCGGGGCGTGATCACCGCGGTCGCGCCCGGCCTGTCCGCACCGCCGGGAGCCACGGTCATCGACGCCGCCGGCATGGTCGTCATGCCCGGCCTTGTCGACGGCCACCGCCACGTCTGGCAGGCGCCCCTGCGCGGCACCGGCGCCGACATGACGCTCCCCGACTACCTGGGCACGCTGCTCGGCCCCATCCTCGCGGCCTACACGCCCGCCGACGCCGAGCTGGCCACCCGCCTCGGCGCCGCCGAAGCGCTCGACGCGGGCATCACCACCGTCTTCGACTGGAGCAACACCACCACGACCGCCGCGCACACCGACGCCGTCCGCGACGCCTTCGCCGCCGCCGGCATCCGCGCCGTCGTCGGCCACGTCCACCCGGACCACGAGGCCTTCGCGCGGCGCATCGCCCGCGGTCCGGCCACGGTCTCCGCCGGCCTGGCCATCCTCGGCATCGAGTACGGGGACCGCGGCGAAACCGAGCGAGCGATCCATGCCTCGCGGGGCCTGGGCCTGCCGGTCACGATGCACGCCGGCGGCCCCGCCGTCCGCGCCCTGCACGACGCCGGCCTGCTCGAGCGCCACGTCCACCTCGTGCACCTCAACGCGGTGACCGCCGGCGACGCGAAGCTGCTGGCCGGGACCGGAGCCGGCGTCACCGTGACACCGGTGGTCGAGGCCACGATGGGACACGGCGCCTCGGCGTACGGCCGGCTCCACGACGCCGGAGCCCGCCCCGGCCTCGGCACCGACGTGGTCGTCAACGCGCCGGCCGACCTCTTCGAGCCCCTCCGCGACACCCTCCGCACCGAGCGCCTGCGCACCGGTGCGATGCCGCCCGCCGCGGGCGTGCTCGCCGCCGCCACAGTGGACAGTGCGCGGGCGATCGGCCTCGACCACCTGGTCGGCACCGTCTGCGTGGGCAAGCACGCCGACCTCGTCCTGCTTCGCGGCCTGCCCCGCCCCGGCGCCGCCGCTGCCGTGGTCGCCGCCACGCCGTCCGACGTGGACACCGTGCTGGTCGACGGCCGCGTCGTCAAGCGCGCCGGCCGCCTGCTCGACCACGACCTGTCCGCCCTCCGCCGCGCCGGCCGCGAGCTGGCGCGCCGCGTGCTCGGCTGA